A segment of the Desulfitobacterium dehalogenans ATCC 51507 genome:
AAGCTAGAGATAAAAAAGAAGTTATCTTGATGTAGCAAGAGGGAATAAGCCCGTCTTTGAACATATCGAAGGATGAAAATTATGAAAATCATTATCTCCCCGGCAAAAAAAATGAATATGGATGCGAACTTTCTTCCGCCCCGCAACGCGCCCGTATATCTTGAAAAAGCCGAAAAGCTGAAAGAATACTTGCAAAACCTGACCCACGAGAAGCTCAAAAAGCTGCTCTGTTGCAACGATGAAATTGTGAGTTTGAACTATGAGCGCTATCAAACCATGGATTTGTCCGGGTACACAAGCCCAGCTATTTTAGCTTACGATGGTATTCAGTACAAGTACATGGCACCTCAGGTGTTTGAGGATGACTATTTCGACTATATAGAAAGGCATCTGCGGATTCTATCCGGATTTTATGGTATATTGAAACCTTTCGACGGAGTTGTACCTTACCGATTGGAAATGCAGGCCAAGTTAAAAACGATCTTCTGCCGAAATCTGTATGACTATTGGAAAGACGATATCTACCGGGAATTGACCCGAGAGGAGACCACGATTCTGAATCTTGCTTCGGCTGAATACAGTAAGACGGTTGAGAAATACCTGACTGCCGATATAAAATATATTAAGTGCGTATTCGGTGAGCTGATCGGGGGCGAAGTTATTGAGAAGGGTGTTTATGTAAAGATGGCTCGCGGTGAGATGGTCCGTTTCATAGCTGAAAATGCTATTGAAGATTTGGAGCAAATCAAAGCATTCGATAGGCTTGGATTTCTCTATAGTGATCAGCTGTCGAGTGACAACACTTTTGTATTTGTGAAGGACCATGGGAGCAAAATAAAGAATAAATCAATTTAAGTTGTGAGTGATAGTTGGCAAATCGGATAAGAGGAGAGATTATGATCAAT
Coding sequences within it:
- the yaaA gene encoding peroxide stress protein YaaA, with translation MKIIISPAKKMNMDANFLPPRNAPVYLEKAEKLKEYLQNLTHEKLKKLLCCNDEIVSLNYERYQTMDLSGYTSPAILAYDGIQYKYMAPQVFEDDYFDYIERHLRILSGFYGILKPFDGVVPYRLEMQAKLKTIFCRNLYDYWKDDIYRELTREETTILNLASAEYSKTVEKYLTADIKYIKCVFGELIGGEVIEKGVYVKMARGEMVRFIAENAIEDLEQIKAFDRLGFLYSDQLSSDNTFVFVKDHGSKIKNKSI